The sequence TCGCGCGGTAGCTCTTCATCGCCTCGGCAGCGGCGGGGTCGGTAATGGTGTCGGCGAGTTCGCTCTCCACCACGCCGGGATGGACGCAGGTGACGCGCAGCTGCCGGTTCTCCTGCCGCAGCCCCTCTGAAATCGCGCGGACGGCGAATTTGGTGGCGCAATAGACCGCCGCCGTCGGCACCACCGAGAGCGCGCCTATGGAGGCGATGTTGACGATGTGGCCGGCGCCGCGCGCGGTCATCTCCGGCAGCACGGCCGCGATACCGTTGAGCACGCCCTTGATGTTCACATCCACCATGCGCTCCCACTCCTCCACCTTCAGCGAGGCCATGAGCGAGAGCGGCATGATGCCGGCATTGTTGATGAGCACGTCTACCCGGCCGAAGCGCGCCCGCGCCGCCTCCGTGAAAGCGGCGACATCGGCGCGGTCGGTCACGTCGAGCCGACGGGTCATCACCTCGGCGCCGGTCGCCTCGGCGATCTCGGTGGCCAGCGCGTCGAGCCGGTCGGTGCGGCGCGCGCCCAGCGCGAGGCGGGCGCCGGCGCGGCCGAGTTCGCGGGCGATGCCGGCACCAATGCCGCTGGAGGCGCCGGTGATCAGGACCACCTTGTCGAGAGTCGTTTTTTCCAAAGCCATGTTGCTGTTCCTTCCGTGTGTTTGGTGTTGGCAGGAAGGTAGTCAGACGGCATTGTCGCGAGTAGCCGCCGACCGGGCGACACAGAGGAAAGCGTAGCTTACCAATGCCG comes from Ancylobacter polymorphus and encodes:
- a CDS encoding SDR family oxidoreductase, with the protein product MALEKTTLDKVVLITGASSGIGAGIARELGRAGARLALGARRTDRLDALATEIAEATGAEVMTRRLDVTDRADVAAFTEAARARFGRVDVLINNAGIMPLSLMASLKVEEWERMVDVNIKGVLNGIAAVLPEMTARGAGHIVNIASIGALSVVPTAAVYCATKFAVRAISEGLRQENRQLRVTCVHPGVVESELADTITDPAAAEAMKSYRAIALTPDAIGRAVRFALEQPDDVDVSEIVVRPTAST